A region from the Bactrocera dorsalis isolate Fly_Bdor chromosome 1, ASM2337382v1, whole genome shotgun sequence genome encodes:
- the LOC105221815 gene encoding 60S ribosomal protein L5, giving the protein MGFVKVVKNKQYFKRYQVKFRRRREGKTDYYARKRLIFQDKNKYNTPKYRLIVRLSNKDITVQIAYARIEGDRVVCAAYSHELPNYGVKVGLTNYAAAYCTGLLVARRILNKLGLDTLYGGCTEVTGEEYNVEPVDDGPGAFRCYLDVGLARTTTGARVFGAMKGAVDGGLNIPHSVKRFPGYNAEAKNFNADVHRAHIFGQHVADYMRTLEENDEESFKRQFSRYIKLGIRADDLETIYKKAHQAIRSDPTHKKKDQKSGVVKKRWNAKKLTNEQRKVKVAEHKAAYIAKLKSESEA; this is encoded by the exons atg GGTTTCGTTAAAGTAGTCAAGAATAAGCAGTACTTCAAGCGGTACCAAGTCAAATTCCGCAGGCGTCGTGAGGGTAAAACTGATTACTATGCCAGGAAACGTTTGATCTTCCAAGACAAGAATAAGTACAACACACCCAAATACCGTTTGATTGTACGTCTGTCCAACAAGGATATCACCGTACAAATCGCCTATGCCAGAATTGAAGGTGATCGTGTTGTGTGCGCTGCATACTCCCATGAGTTGCCCAACTATGGCGTTAAG GTCGGTTTGACCAACTATGCTGCTGCATACTGTACTGGTTTGTTGGTTGCTCGTCGCATCCTCAACAAATTGGGTCTGGATACCCTTTATGGTGGTTGCACTGAGGTGACAGGTGAGGAATACAATGTTGAACCTGTCGATGATGGTCCAGGCGCTTTCCGTTGCTACTTGGATGTTGGTCTTGCACGTACAACCACTGGTGCTCGTGTGTTCGGTGCCATGAAGGGTGCTGTTGATGGTGGTTTGAACATCCCTCACTCCGTGAAGCGTTTCCCCGGCTACAATGCTGAGGCTAAGAACTTCAACGCTGATGTACATCGTGCACACATTTTCGGTCAACATGTTGCCGATTACATGCGCACTCTTGAAGAGAACGATGAAGAAAGCTTCAAACGCCAATTCAGCCGTTACATCAAATTGGGAATCCGTGCTGATGAT CTTGAAACTATCTACAAAAAAGCCCACCAAGCTATTCGCTCTGACCCTACCCACAAGAAGAAGGACCAGAAGAGCGGTGTTGTCAAGAAACGGTGGAATGCTAAGAAACTCACAAATGAACAGCGTAAGGTTAAGGTTGCTGAACACAAGGCTGCCTATATTGCCAAGCTGAAGTCCGAGTCTGAAGCTTAA